The following proteins are encoded in a genomic region of Coregonus clupeaformis isolate EN_2021a unplaced genomic scaffold, ASM2061545v1 scaf0033, whole genome shotgun sequence:
- the LOC121543795 gene encoding sialic acid-binding Ig-like lectin 12, with protein sequence MSMPLVSEGEWLTDKRKKDPAKQVLYKEEGMRSEALPWPFLIHCIWLGVMGVDASSWTAEVPSSVSGLQGSCIVIPCSFNYPEPEEKPSEFTGIWFKDTNDVIYHPDSSKVFKDYKGRTELVGDLRQKNCSLRIHPLHRSDKGPFYFRIEIEDHKKYSYIRDTVSIAVTSSPDPPSLSVREEVKVGEEVSASCSVSHSCPSDPPLLTWSHSGTPSVQSQQLTNGQWEVTSSLTFTPSITDHNQSLVCTAVDMGGKTVKRSKILNVKYAPVDVKVEGVSSVKEGDSVELRCSSDSNPAAHSYRWHNSRGPLPTTGPTITLENVTRLTETLFCTAINTEGRGQSSPLKLNVEYPPEIKVGSACTLDISMVTCLCIVYSEPPGTVEWSLPAGPLPSTRVERHGSVTMVTLQRALGFSETVHCNASNTQGNATLSFTVPTNDKMLMLYVSIGIAALVVVVILIPMSACLLTKNGSCRSDQPVTSKQDVDTAKGAFFRSPQHQGKSRKTPAVKSTQTTTPTITYMAT encoded by the exons ATGTCAATGCCATTAGTCTCTGAAGGAGAGTGGTTAACTGACAAGAGAAAGAAAGATCCTGCTAAGCAA GTCCTGTACAAAGAGGAGGGGATGCGGAGTGAAGCATTACCGTGGCCTTTTCTTATTCATTGCATTTGGCTTGGAG TGATGGGAGTTGATGCCTCGTCATGGACTGCTGAGGTGCCCAGCTCAGTATCCGGCCTGCAGGGCTCGTGCATCGTGATTCCCTGCTCATTCAACTACCCAGAACCAGAGGAGAAGCCCTCTGAATTCACTGGCATCTGGTTCAAAGACACCAATGATGTTATATACCACCCAGACAGTTCCAAAGTATTCAAAGACTACAAGGGTCGTACAGAGCTGGTGGGAGACCTCCGGCAGAAGAACTGCTCACTCAGAATCCACCCGCTCCATCGCAGTGACAAAGGACCCTTTTATTTCAGGATTGAAATAGAAGACCATAAAAAGTATTCCTACATACGTGACACAGTCTCCATTGCAGTGACCA GCTCTCCAGATCCCCCCTCTCTGTCAGTGAGGGAGGAGGTGAAAGTGGGGGAGGAGGTATCTGCCTCCTGCTCTGTGTCTCACTCCTGCCCATCtgatccccctctcctcacctggAGCCATTCTGGAACACCCAGTGTCCAATCACAGCAGCTGACCAACGGCCAGTGGGAAGTGACATCATCCCTGACCTTTACCCCTAGCATCACTGATCACAACCAGTCTCTTGTCTGCACAGCAGTGGACATGGGAGGGAAGACAGTGAAAAGGTCCAAAATACTCAATGTCAAAT ATGCCCCAGTGGATGTGAAGGTTGAGGGAGTGTCCAGTGTGAAGGAGGGAGACTCTGTAGAGCTGAGATGCTCCAGTGACAGTAACCCTGCTGCCCACAGCTACCGCTGGCACAACAGCAGAGGGCCTCTGCCCACCACGGGACCTACCATCACACTGGAGAATGTGACCAGACTCACTGAAACCCTCTTCTGCACTGCCATCAACACAGAGGGACGAGGCCAATCCAGCCCACTGAAACTCAATGTAGAGT ACCCCCCTGAGATCAAAGTGGGCTCTGCATGCACATTAGACATCTCCATGGTAACCTGTCTGTGCATTGTGTATTCGGAGCCCCCCGGCACTGTGGAGTGGTCTCTTCCAGCAGGACCCCTGCCCAGTACCAGGGTGGAGAGGCATGGGTCAGTTACCATGGTGACCCTACAGAGGGCACTAGGCTTCTCAGAGACCGTCCACTGCAATGCCAGCAACACACAGGGCAATGCCACCTTGTCCTTCACTGTGCCCACAAATG ATAAGATGTTGATGCTGTACGTTTCAATTGGTATTGCTGCATTAGTGGTGGTAGTAATACTAATTCCCATGTCAGCTTGCCTGTTGACCAAGAATGG GAGTTGTCGTAGTGACCAGCCAGTAACCAGCAAGCAGGACGTGGATACAGCCAAGGGTGCTTTTTTTAGATCCCCTCAACATCAAG GAAAGAGCAGAAAGACTCCAGCAGTGAAATCCACACAAACTACTACACCAACTATCACCTATATGGCAACATGA